A single SAR324 cluster bacterium DNA region contains:
- a CDS encoding outer membrane protein transport protein has protein sequence MRWKLAGIGLWISSLFVPTAWGAGFYTPLFSADQFAQSNAVMTMPSHADTAAFNPAGMMRLLPGKYISAGGALASLSIKWEGTRSNDGERIDGPSRSEESLPGLIPAPTFQYANVKEKTALGFSFLPRFASSIAWDKNWVGDGLVEYIDLYVVGFNASYAKQILSTSMGNHSVAIGGTLYVALMDYQREGPSLDLNNEYVKDSLKDYVNGLTKGLTSTLLSEETLDNIFDTIGTTLGGTIGKTKMSEKVRVEGAGTTSNYNLAYLGNIGPIYLAANYHSSVPLKLRGKIGFFVPPMATTMLFLLSTIGGPLVDLSLQQESAATINATLPWHLETAIGWKDDDLNPTVEVELGYAKMGYSVTDKFAVQMSKDSTALPLVGYEKDLVVLPLNFIDTQSYRAGANYHWENFIFRGGAEISSSLNQKNSLGPIVPLGGVTSLSGGVEYKLNEQTSVSGAAAVWIFQEIETNDTIQQPIYEDPFTGKYSGGAVFGLATVHHQF, from the coding sequence ATGCGATGGAAACTTGCAGGAATCGGATTGTGGATAAGCAGTTTATTTGTTCCAACAGCATGGGGCGCAGGGTTTTATACACCACTGTTCAGTGCTGATCAATTTGCTCAGTCCAATGCGGTGATGACCATGCCGAGTCATGCGGATACCGCGGCATTCAATCCTGCCGGGATGATGCGTCTTTTACCCGGAAAATATATCAGTGCCGGTGGAGCCTTAGCCTCTTTGAGCATTAAATGGGAAGGAACCCGTAGCAATGATGGCGAACGCATTGACGGCCCCTCCCGTTCGGAGGAATCACTCCCGGGATTAATTCCGGCTCCCACGTTTCAATACGCCAATGTCAAAGAAAAAACCGCACTCGGATTTTCATTCCTCCCACGTTTTGCGTCATCAATCGCCTGGGATAAAAATTGGGTAGGAGATGGGCTGGTTGAATACATTGATTTATATGTGGTTGGTTTCAATGCCAGTTATGCAAAACAGATCCTTTCCACATCCATGGGCAATCATTCCGTAGCTATTGGTGGCACCCTGTATGTGGCCTTGATGGATTATCAGCGTGAAGGGCCATCACTCGATCTGAACAATGAATATGTCAAAGATTCTCTCAAGGATTATGTGAACGGCCTGACCAAGGGGCTGACAAGTACTCTGCTTAGTGAGGAAACCCTGGACAATATTTTTGACACCATTGGCACGACCCTTGGTGGCACGATAGGCAAAACAAAAATGTCTGAAAAAGTAAGGGTTGAGGGTGCCGGAACTACAAGCAACTACAACCTGGCCTATCTTGGAAATATCGGACCTATCTATCTTGCCGCAAATTATCACTCTTCTGTCCCCTTGAAACTTCGGGGGAAAATCGGTTTTTTTGTCCCGCCAATGGCGACAACCATGCTGTTTTTATTATCCACTATCGGAGGTCCACTGGTGGATTTATCCTTGCAACAGGAAAGTGCCGCAACCATCAATGCCACCTTACCCTGGCACTTGGAGACCGCAATCGGATGGAAGGATGATGACCTGAACCCCACCGTTGAGGTTGAGTTGGGATATGCCAAAATGGGGTATTCAGTGACAGACAAATTTGCGGTTCAAATGAGTAAAGACAGCACCGCACTGCCACTGGTTGGTTATGAAAAAGATCTGGTTGTGCTTCCTTTGAATTTCATCGATACCCAAAGTTATCGGGCAGGTGCCAATTATCACTGGGAGAATTTCATTTTCAGGGGTGGCGCGGAGATAAGCAGCAGTCTGAACCAGAAAAATTCTCTGGGACCCATTGTACCCCTTGGAGGCGTGACCTCGTTGAGCGGAGGCGTAGAATATAAACTCAATGAACAAACAAGTGTGAGTGGAGCCGCCGCAGTTTGGATCTTTCAGGAAATTGAAACCAATGACACGATCCAGCAGCCAATCTATGAAGATCCTTTCACAGGGAAATATTCCGGAGGAGCAGTTTTTGGGCTCGCAACCGTTCATCATCAGTTTTGA
- a CDS encoding pyridoxal phosphate-dependent aminotransferase, producing the protein MFSTRTEWKLTANRFSEILDLKKQQQAVLTDLTISNPTEAGFVFDETLISQSMSKQENLKYHPEPQGLLQARDAISAYYRAKGSHVSSDSIFLTSGTSEAYAFLFKLLMNPDDEVLVPQPGYPLLNYLGMLECVRLIRYPSRYHSGSGWSIDLELLDALLYGSAKALVLVNPNNPTGSFLKQNELEFINQSKHDFSIICDEVFNDYPLGSPESQVPTLVENHERLTFVLSGLSKICGLPQMKLSWIVVAGPADLKKEAIKRLEVIADTFLSVGTPVQQGLMALLDTRQQIQTQIHHRIQTNFEKLGNLLKNSGFLPPLICEGGWYAVLLLSWDQDEELISEDLLLRHNICLHPGYFYDFDNSHTLVISLLTPPAIFESGVKGLITYLSE; encoded by the coding sequence ATGTTTTCAACACGAACAGAATGGAAATTAACCGCAAACCGATTTTCAGAAATTCTAGACTTGAAAAAACAACAGCAGGCTGTGCTTACGGATCTGACTATTTCAAATCCGACTGAGGCAGGTTTTGTTTTTGATGAGACTTTAATATCTCAGTCGATGTCAAAACAGGAAAATCTGAAATATCATCCGGAACCCCAGGGACTGTTACAGGCAAGGGACGCTATTTCAGCGTATTATCGGGCAAAAGGTAGCCATGTGTCTTCTGATTCAATTTTTTTAACGTCAGGAACCAGTGAAGCCTATGCGTTTCTGTTCAAGTTGCTCATGAATCCTGATGATGAGGTTCTTGTGCCTCAACCCGGATATCCTCTTCTGAATTATCTGGGAATGCTGGAGTGCGTCAGGCTCATCCGATATCCATCACGCTATCATTCAGGGTCGGGATGGTCCATTGATCTCGAACTACTCGATGCGTTGCTTTATGGCTCCGCAAAAGCCCTCGTTCTGGTAAATCCAAACAATCCGACGGGTTCCTTTCTTAAACAGAATGAGTTGGAATTTATCAATCAGTCAAAGCATGATTTCTCGATTATCTGTGATGAGGTGTTCAATGACTATCCTCTGGGTTCCCCGGAATCTCAGGTGCCGACCCTGGTAGAAAATCATGAAAGACTCACGTTTGTGCTGAGTGGACTTTCCAAAATATGTGGACTTCCACAGATGAAGCTTTCCTGGATTGTGGTTGCGGGGCCTGCTGATCTGAAAAAAGAGGCGATAAAGCGGCTAGAGGTGATTGCGGATACGTTTCTGTCTGTGGGAACACCTGTTCAACAAGGTCTGATGGCATTACTTGACACCAGACAACAGATTCAGACGCAGATCCATCATAGAATCCAAACAAATTTTGAAAAATTGGGGAACTTGCTGAAAAATTCAGGATTTTTACCACCCCTCATTTGTGAAGGTGGATGGTATGCTGTTTTGCTGTTATCCTGGGATCAGGATGAGGAATTGATTTCAGAAGACCTACTTCTCAGACATAACATTTGTCTGCATCCTGGATATTTTTATGATTTTGATAATTCGCATACGCTTGTCATCAGTCTTTTAACACCTCCAGCTATTTTTGAGAGCGGTGTGAAAGGTTTGATAACCTACCTTTCGGAATAA
- a CDS encoding PilZ domain-containing protein: protein MGEHRQFSRVDFGTKIRIYFKGQHLDAQLLDISLKGALIEIKKSFDIHLRDILNLEFELGGSDVTLEIETELVHLNENLLGLKFKAMDVESLTHLRRLMELNIGDSDQVGRELEFLSGQ, encoded by the coding sequence GTGGGAGAACATCGACAGTTCAGTCGTGTGGATTTTGGTACAAAAATTCGAATCTACTTCAAAGGACAGCATCTTGATGCTCAATTACTGGATATTTCCCTGAAAGGTGCCTTGATTGAGATCAAGAAAAGTTTTGATATCCATTTGCGGGATATTCTGAACCTGGAATTTGAACTTGGCGGGTCCGATGTCACCCTGGAAATTGAAACGGAACTCGTACATCTTAACGAAAATCTGTTGGGGCTCAAATTCAAGGCCATGGATGTAGAAAGTCTGACTCATCTCCGGAGATTGATGGAATTGAATATTGGTGATTCTGATCAGGTTGGACGTGAATTGGAATTTTTGTCAGGCCAGTAA
- a CDS encoding sigma-54-dependent Fis family transcriptional regulator, whose product MSADEPTHIMIVDDEKSIRWVLEKTISRMNHIPHPVTSAEETWDVLKKHPIDMAFVDINLPQQDGLQFTRELLKQYPHMIVVIMTGQSSMHNTVEAMKIGAYDYISKPFDIEDIERIIAQVLKILSGARREQFIPSSLKSDKADLLVGVSDSMRTIYKAIGRVAATDLTVLIQGESGTGKELIARSIHQHSTRANQPFIAINCAAIPKELLESELFGHEKGSFTGATDQKKGKFELASQGTLFLDEIGDMPLELQSKLLRVLQEKSFERVGGQTLLKTNMRVIAATHCNLDELIEAGRFRADLFYRLNVFPIYAAPLRERAEDIQVLIEHFLEKGQKELAVCAKTMSQEAMEELSLYQWPGNIRELENVIKSLMITNVMDLITKESLPQGILKKSQITPANQNLEDMVYEQLRPMVKQYLETDGENLMDEILQQVERPLLKILLEHTRGNQQKASKILGINRNTLRKKVEVLGIRKNDNHNDSEES is encoded by the coding sequence ATGTCTGCTGATGAACCCACGCATATCATGATTGTGGATGATGAAAAAAGCATCCGCTGGGTGCTGGAAAAAACCATTTCCCGCATGAATCATATTCCCCATCCTGTGACTTCCGCTGAAGAAACCTGGGATGTCCTCAAAAAACATCCCATCGACATGGCCTTTGTGGATATTAACCTGCCTCAGCAGGATGGCCTTCAGTTTACCCGGGAACTGCTGAAACAATATCCACACATGATTGTCGTGATCATGACCGGGCAAAGTTCGATGCACAATACCGTGGAAGCCATGAAAATCGGCGCGTATGATTATATTTCCAAACCGTTTGATATTGAAGATATTGAGCGGATCATTGCTCAGGTTCTGAAAATATTAAGTGGTGCCCGACGCGAGCAGTTTATTCCCTCCAGTCTGAAGTCTGACAAAGCCGACCTGCTGGTGGGGGTCAGCGATTCCATGCGCACCATTTATAAAGCCATAGGTCGGGTTGCGGCCACAGATCTGACCGTACTGATTCAGGGTGAAAGTGGAACAGGGAAAGAATTGATCGCACGTTCCATCCATCAGCATTCTACACGGGCCAATCAACCCTTCATTGCCATCAATTGCGCGGCGATTCCCAAAGAATTGCTGGAGTCAGAACTCTTCGGCCACGAAAAAGGGTCGTTCACCGGAGCGACAGACCAGAAAAAAGGCAAATTTGAACTGGCCAGCCAGGGAACTCTGTTTCTGGATGAGATCGGGGATATGCCGCTGGAACTGCAAAGCAAACTGCTTCGTGTGCTTCAGGAAAAATCCTTTGAACGGGTAGGCGGGCAGACTTTGCTCAAAACCAATATGCGTGTGATTGCCGCAACGCATTGCAATCTGGATGAACTCATTGAGGCGGGGCGTTTCAGGGCGGATCTGTTTTACCGACTAAACGTGTTTCCGATCTATGCGGCGCCTTTAAGGGAACGTGCGGAAGATATTCAAGTGTTGATTGAACACTTTCTGGAAAAAGGGCAGAAGGAACTGGCTGTGTGCGCAAAAACCATGAGTCAGGAAGCCATGGAAGAACTTTCGCTGTATCAATGGCCCGGCAACATCCGTGAACTGGAAAATGTGATCAAAAGCCTGATGATCACCAATGTCATGGATTTGATCACCAAGGAATCCCTGCCACAGGGAATTTTGAAAAAATCACAAATAACCCCGGCAAATCAAAATCTGGAAGACATGGTCTATGAACAACTAAGGCCCATGGTGAAGCAATATCTGGAAACAGACGGTGAAAACCTCATGGACGAAATTCTTCAACAGGTGGAACGTCCTTTGCTGAAAATATTGCTGGAACATACCCGCGGCAATCAACAGAAAGCTTCAAAAATTCTTGGTATCAACCGAAACACTCTCAGAAAAAAAGTGGAAGTTCTTGGCATCCGCAAGAATGATAATCACAATGACTCCGAAGAATCATAG
- a CDS encoding S-layer homology domain-containing protein, with translation MRNSKKWLNVSAIILFGLIMVACSSGPAPRPQQSTLDTPMHHGMRGRDMIRQERWIEARREFQLALGLQQEYAPGLAGMALLVAHSAQLPGKPTEQKNRETQESLNYLEQALEAAKTDEDKASVNTYGIRVRTFLQHEDWLEDAEKHYERAVDIYQNAPKLHAYLGEPEFYMAQAYQQALNMEKASQHFRTVLELNQNFIQEANQAMVLLDKIIRAQPASRHGKQISLNPAITRADMAALLIEELNLAELYQGRNPQSRDLSFKSPYKPFQNQETPVQNATDIMDHPLRNDMETVLSLKVRGLEANPQKLFYPDQPITRAEYAVMMEDILVRVTQDSRLSTKFVGEPSPWIDVRPDAFYYNAARTLVSRNIMEVVNKIRGEFGPEKTVNGADALLGIRLFREELTRTMRTLEN, from the coding sequence ATGCGAAATTCAAAAAAATGGCTGAATGTCTCAGCAATCATCCTGTTTGGTTTAATTATGGTGGCATGTAGTTCCGGGCCAGCACCCAGACCACAGCAATCCACGCTGGATACACCCATGCATCATGGCATGCGGGGACGGGACATGATCCGTCAGGAACGTTGGATTGAAGCACGTCGTGAATTTCAACTGGCGCTCGGTTTACAACAGGAATATGCGCCTGGACTGGCAGGAATGGCTTTGCTGGTAGCTCATTCTGCCCAGTTGCCGGGAAAACCAACGGAACAAAAGAACAGGGAAACACAGGAAAGCCTTAACTATCTGGAACAGGCCCTGGAGGCCGCAAAAACAGATGAAGACAAGGCTTCGGTCAACACCTATGGGATTCGTGTCAGAACATTCTTGCAGCATGAGGACTGGCTGGAGGATGCTGAAAAACACTATGAACGGGCCGTGGATATCTATCAAAACGCCCCCAAACTGCATGCCTATCTGGGCGAACCGGAATTTTACATGGCGCAGGCTTATCAACAGGCACTGAACATGGAAAAAGCGTCCCAGCATTTCAGAACGGTTCTGGAACTGAATCAGAATTTTATCCAGGAAGCAAATCAGGCAATGGTATTGCTGGATAAAATCATCCGGGCTCAGCCTGCCAGCAGACACGGAAAACAAATTTCTTTAAATCCCGCCATCACCCGGGCTGACATGGCCGCTTTGCTGATTGAAGAACTGAATCTGGCTGAATTGTATCAGGGACGAAATCCACAATCCCGGGATCTATCCTTCAAGTCGCCCTACAAACCCTTCCAGAATCAGGAAACGCCGGTCCAGAACGCTACCGATATCATGGATCACCCGTTGAGAAATGACATGGAAACCGTGTTATCCCTGAAAGTCAGAGGCCTCGAAGCAAATCCCCAGAAACTTTTTTATCCGGACCAGCCCATAACCCGTGCGGAATATGCGGTGATGATGGAAGATATTCTGGTGCGTGTGACCCAGGATTCCAGGCTTTCCACGAAATTTGTCGGGGAACCCTCCCCTTGGATTGATGTTCGTCCTGATGCTTTTTATTACAATGCGGCCAGAACCCTTGTTTCCAGAAACATCATGGAAGTCGTGAATAAAATACGAGGGGAATTCGGCCCTGAAAAAACCGTGAACGGTGCTGACGCACTGCTCGGCATCAGGCTCTTCCGGGAAGAATTGACCCGCACTATGAGAACCCTTGAAAACTAG
- a CDS encoding metallophosphoesterase, producing MLNIRLMRLLSRIIRSYWLWLLIFALSGVYAGFNLRDFAWNKGCVRLAHDLEPALNIPEKQDHIFFLAIGDTGTGDENQQAVANSMQKLCEAQTCDFILLLGDNFYEKGIKSIRDKKFKRLFEQPYRNLNLPFLVTLGNHDVKGDAMAQVLKTLSSDKWNMPNIHYQTSAGPAQIYSVNGICHLSGMQWLWQHLRQDRPWNIVFSHYPIYSSGAHGDHDFSIRTLWQALFANNVDVYVSGHDHYLAHLQQNGDRTEYVVSGAGGQSYAKNMNKSIKLPTSSAAETRFYAMGPGFTSFEVEPDHLTLRFYDREGHQIYEYLKQRTQ from the coding sequence ATGCTCAATATCCGACTCATGCGCCTGTTATCACGAATTATCCGTTCCTACTGGTTATGGTTGCTGATATTTGCCCTATCCGGCGTTTATGCGGGCTTCAATCTCAGAGATTTTGCCTGGAACAAAGGCTGTGTGCGGCTGGCTCATGATCTTGAACCGGCCCTGAACATTCCTGAAAAGCAGGACCATATCTTCTTTCTGGCCATCGGTGATACCGGCACAGGGGATGAAAACCAGCAAGCAGTGGCAAACAGCATGCAAAAGCTATGTGAGGCGCAAACCTGTGATTTTATCCTGCTACTTGGAGATAACTTTTATGAAAAGGGAATAAAATCCATCCGGGATAAAAAATTTAAACGTCTGTTTGAACAACCTTATCGCAACCTCAACCTGCCATTTCTGGTGACGCTGGGAAATCATGATGTGAAGGGCGATGCCATGGCCCAGGTCCTGAAAACTTTGAGCAGTGATAAATGGAATATGCCCAATATTCATTATCAGACCTCAGCGGGTCCCGCGCAGATTTATTCCGTCAATGGGATATGCCATCTTTCAGGAATGCAGTGGTTGTGGCAACATTTGAGACAAGACCGTCCCTGGAATATCGTATTTTCACATTATCCCATTTATTCCAGTGGCGCTCATGGGGATCATGATTTCAGTATCCGTACCTTGTGGCAGGCTCTTTTCGCCAACAACGTGGATGTTTATGTTTCAGGACATGATCATTATCTGGCCCATCTGCAACAAAACGGCGATCGCACGGAATATGTTGTGAGTGGTGCCGGGGGGCAGTCTTATGCGAAGAATATGAACAAAAGTATAAAACTGCCGACATCCTCAGCGGCTGAAACCCGTTTTTACGCAATGGGACCAGGCTTCACTTCGTTTGAAGTGGAACCAGACCATTTAACCCTGCGGTTTTATGACCGGGAGGGCCATCAAATTTATGAATATCTGAAACAACGAACTCAATAA
- a CDS encoding response regulator, protein MAIKILFVDDEPDWRFLINANFQNRIKNHEYEFLFAEDGVDALEKIQKNSDLDLVVTDIRMPRMDGLTLMSHLHQMELPLRTIIVSANDEIKNIRFAMNQGAYDFLVKPLDFEDMARTIQKCAADVRREKLQRSLIAQAETSIMEEEERYRSLIEQLPDGIIIKDKEITYVNQAGMRILHTASPEMLIGKHFSELCDDATKQVMRERLQKIQGPGEVAFYDNVPLKCVDGIFITTNVRIIPFFYKGNLQKMIIFTDITELKKTEAMLKREEIAREAAEQAGQLKDEFMGYLAHELRTPLNTVLANVSFLELSLDDDEFLQEEGLTQTDLIHRIKQGGEILHKLIQNILELQKLESGKIPMRFRTTDLNPLVRNVVDSFATMSRQKGLQLHFESTVANCATVLDESHFAQVIRNLVGNAIKFTRFGKVEVTLSCTENEVLVAVKDTGCGVPQADLKNIFNRFEQVRRKQHEQQGVGLGLTYCRHVISLHQGTIDLQSEENRGSTFTIRIPRDLAATHPE, encoded by the coding sequence ATGGCTATAAAAATTCTGTTTGTGGATGACGAACCAGACTGGAGGTTTCTGATTAACGCCAATTTCCAGAATCGTATCAAAAATCATGAATATGAATTCCTGTTCGCGGAGGACGGTGTGGACGCGCTGGAGAAGATTCAGAAAAATTCAGATCTGGATCTGGTTGTGACGGATATCCGCATGCCCAGGATGGATGGTCTCACGCTGATGTCGCATCTTCATCAGATGGAATTGCCGTTGCGGACCATCATTGTTTCAGCCAATGATGAAATTAAAAATATTCGCTTTGCCATGAATCAGGGGGCCTATGATTTTCTTGTCAAACCCCTGGATTTTGAAGACATGGCCCGAACCATCCAGAAATGCGCGGCAGATGTCAGACGTGAAAAATTACAGCGCTCCCTGATTGCGCAGGCGGAAACGTCGATCATGGAAGAAGAAGAGCGATACCGCTCACTGATTGAACAATTGCCCGATGGCATCATCATCAAAGACAAAGAAATCACCTATGTCAATCAGGCTGGCATGCGGATCCTTCATACGGCTTCTCCTGAAATGCTCATCGGCAAACATTTTTCAGAATTATGTGATGACGCCACCAAACAAGTCATGAGAGAGCGTCTTCAAAAAATCCAGGGTCCCGGAGAAGTGGCCTTTTATGACAATGTTCCGCTGAAATGCGTGGATGGGATTTTTATCACAACCAATGTCCGCATTATTCCTTTTTTTTACAAGGGAAACCTTCAAAAAATGATCATCTTCACCGATATTACTGAACTTAAAAAAACCGAAGCGATGCTCAAACGTGAAGAGATCGCCAGAGAAGCCGCTGAACAGGCCGGACAATTGAAAGATGAATTCATGGGTTATCTGGCACACGAACTCCGCACGCCACTGAACACGGTGCTGGCCAATGTCAGTTTTCTGGAACTTTCGCTGGATGATGATGAATTTCTTCAGGAAGAAGGATTGACTCAGACAGATCTGATTCACCGGATCAAACAAGGCGGAGAGATTCTGCATAAACTGATTCAGAACATTCTTGAACTGCAGAAACTGGAATCAGGCAAGATTCCAATGCGCTTTAGAACAACCGATTTGAATCCGCTAGTGCGGAATGTTGTGGATAGTTTTGCCACCATGTCCCGGCAAAAAGGACTTCAACTGCATTTTGAAAGCACTGTGGCCAATTGCGCGACGGTGCTGGATGAATCTCATTTTGCCCAGGTCATCAGGAATCTTGTGGGGAATGCCATAAAATTCACCCGTTTCGGTAAAGTGGAAGTCACCTTGAGTTGTACGGAAAATGAGGTGCTGGTTGCCGTTAAAGATACCGGTTGCGGCGTACCTCAGGCTGATTTGAAAAATATTTTCAACCGGTTTGAACAGGTGCGACGCAAACAGCACGAACAGCAGGGAGTGGGACTTGGTTTAACTTACTGCCGGCATGTGATCAGTCTGCATCAGGGAACCATTGATTTGCAGAGTGAAGAAAACAGGGGAAGCACTTTCACCATAAGAATTCCCCGTGATTTAGCGGCAACTCACCCTGAATGA
- a CDS encoding DUF3015 family protein yields the protein MKKTGMLMIAGLLMSSLVYANSPTGCGIPSHVLSKDKGISGALNFIINITTSFPLYASSTLFGTSNCQGLAINDYREDYVRQNYVVLMEEASQGSGYHWEALSQLAGCQKGAVQPLLIQAHESFEQLFVETAEMSRESLFLNKLKQVIEQHPQLSGQCQWVS from the coding sequence ATGAAAAAGACAGGAATGTTGATGATTGCTGGTTTATTGATGTCAAGTCTGGTCTATGCCAATTCACCAACAGGATGTGGTATCCCCTCTCATGTGTTATCAAAGGATAAAGGAATCAGTGGCGCATTGAACTTTATCATCAACATCACAACATCCTTCCCGCTCTATGCTTCAAGCACCCTGTTTGGAACATCCAACTGTCAGGGCCTGGCCATCAATGACTATCGTGAAGACTACGTTCGACAAAACTATGTGGTTCTCATGGAAGAAGCTTCACAAGGGAGCGGTTACCATTGGGAAGCCCTGTCACAACTTGCGGGTTGTCAAAAAGGAGCGGTTCAACCACTCCTGATTCAGGCACACGAATCGTTTGAACAACTCTTTGTGGAAACCGCAGAAATGAGCAGGGAATCTCTGTTTTTGAATAAACTCAAACAGGTGATCGAGCAACATCCTCAACTTTCAGGTCAATGCCAATGGGTGTCCTGA
- a CDS encoding glycosyltransferase, translating to MNQPAVSIVMPVYNDETTLTACLNSIWKQTFHDFELVVVDDGSNDSTPELLGNQNDSRLIVVSIEKNGGIVNALNAGLSQCHGTLIARMDGDDLMRPDRLEKQVHFMETNPHVDLCGSLVALFCEAGTLSANALKYMNWSNQLQSHEDICASIFMESPIMHPTFLGRRELFESLKGYEDHGWAEDYDFLLRAFLAGSKFGKIPEVLVDKRDSPERLSRVRAEYKRPAMFNAKVHYLLQSGLVSQDHYPVIFGTGPSGRELARSLIASGIAVQRFVDNLQGPPDRTVMGIPASHQQEPIASWMPEDKHRVRILLALSSESIELIKSELRKQGLQENREYFQMI from the coding sequence ATGAATCAACCCGCAGTTTCAATTGTGATGCCGGTGTATAACGATGAAACCACACTGACTGCTTGCCTGAACAGTATCTGGAAGCAGACATTCCATGACTTTGAACTGGTTGTTGTGGATGATGGTTCCAATGATTCCACCCCTGAATTGCTTGGAAATCAGAATGATTCAAGGTTGATTGTTGTATCCATTGAAAAAAATGGAGGAATTGTCAATGCCCTCAATGCGGGACTGTCTCAATGCCATGGGACTTTGATTGCCCGGATGGATGGTGACGACCTGATGCGACCTGATCGTCTGGAAAAACAGGTCCACTTCATGGAAACAAATCCCCATGTTGATTTGTGCGGCAGTTTGGTGGCGCTGTTTTGTGAAGCAGGCACTCTTTCAGCAAATGCATTGAAATACATGAACTGGAGCAACCAGTTGCAATCTCATGAAGATATTTGCGCATCCATTTTTATGGAATCTCCCATCATGCATCCGACTTTTCTCGGGCGGCGTGAACTGTTTGAATCGCTGAAGGGCTATGAAGACCATGGCTGGGCAGAAGATTATGATTTCCTGCTCAGGGCTTTTCTTGCAGGCTCGAAGTTTGGCAAAATTCCTGAAGTTCTGGTTGATAAACGTGATTCTCCCGAACGACTGTCCCGGGTCAGAGCAGAATACAAGCGTCCAGCCATGTTCAACGCCAAAGTCCACTATCTTCTTCAAAGCGGACTTGTCTCACAGGATCACTATCCAGTCATTTTTGGAACCGGCCCCTCCGGCAGGGAACTTGCCCGAAGTCTCATAGCTTCAGGAATTGCTGTGCAACGGTTTGTGGATAATCTGCAGGGACCGCCTGACCGGACAGTCATGGGAATTCCTGCCAGTCACCAGCAGGAACCGATCGCTTCCTGGATGCCTGAAGACAAACATCGCGTCAGGATCCTGCTGGCATTGTCGAGCGAATCCATTGAACTCATCAAATCTGAGTTGAGAAAACAGGGGCTTCAAGAAAACAGGGAGTATTTTCAGATGATCTGA